The Crocosphaera subtropica ATCC 51142 genome includes a window with the following:
- a CDS encoding translocation/assembly module TamB domain-containing protein gives MSQSSPPPNPFSSRFNRFLRFVRQPKTIIIATTSVTLVFIGYAGLSFFLREYLPPWLEKQLSKVIYRPVEIGELEGFSFTSLQLEDAYIPETSEYSSQLTAETIKVTFNPLTILLQRKLAVNVFPQKVTVKIREKKPGQWLNVKATDEVIPLNFDLSVNVKNTEIILLPYQSEKTVNIKVAGNVEYEKSKQRKWLYDINLGLVESNEIELQGETFVKSTKSKISLQLNQLPLQAWLSIFPNLPFNLDESYLKANLNLNLPSLRDLRETKGQGNVQLEDFQAKANSLKKPIQADLAVQFEDNKIFINQGKIILGDILTTLQGYYDWQKGSNIKIEVQNVNIDNVLEVIPIKLPVKANGNFNINVNVTGLITNPIIQGKFINNQLISIEKTPFKTILAEFKVTLDETVLEQFLIEPQAGGQIQAKGSITQNISQLIEQKKPIDIKQFPIQLNFQTALPSQKLINTYYTLPSNLNLNILQAKGELRGKLGDINGLIEWQTSGNFSQPNTTILGQGEIVIRQNNLLLKDTAIRAAQGIIDITGSGNLTTKKWQSSINTESLSLTPFAALICIEIKLQCPKNLILQQGNIRLSGEINQSFIQSLDVNSNLLLSVEKGKIIINSNLNKNQLQTNITTLELPLDSFIPNLPVAVSISDSRLNISGNLETIWSNGSLNLSEINGDGNIVLRIEDSLVTAIGKLENESLEVVANINSLSVNQIVPKLPIPVNLVNSDINITGELRSLTFSNLISNLNNLQITANSDLLIANRSITATTEISEGIIKGNASLTPLAVAPFIIEGYPIINVRKAETNFTGNLSSLLALNFKDFQGNTHTELEIGNGIVTIDGKINNDQISGDITTQNIDLSSFNTGLFSTFTSDKLNSKINASFPLTPLLTSASLIPFTVNRVSLEVGKQNLKGKGDFVVSNIWTSPDIERFFFDIDTNFDLSELPLTQLLDKIPINRQLLPTTIELIGKGNFIGSLLGKNLLTAPFLQGNLQIIGDVNLANLSFNEQQFEPELSGELNINTFNQISLNIEGRQDKISAIINPCFQENCPLVSIIDSFEIRQTYNNNTPILARVERNNDNLVANIESLPIDILKIAPLGNYGLPEYLGGLINLEISFNPSDLNTVGKVTITSPRFGNVVANQFEASLIYRDELILLERTQLTIGNSNYNIVGSLNINSGEVQGKIDIDQGKIQDLLTALQLYNWDSLLRLLRLKQPNFTTAENVKLNPVGNTLNSIAEQLYIFWKNDQKIKEIFAKTQAGDLPRELDIKGQYNAEMILGGTIKNPQVAIQFQGNEWTWNPQPSTASIVQPLGLVMEGSQVIPIDKIAINGQFKDGTVSVNPMIQLGSATASGILNLSYNSGQYSLESSGFEVKNLTLDLVRNLIVIPSDVNGSIHVKGVLNGTLNNPIINGIFAFNEGVINARPLNIDLIGQFNYSNDKLQVATNQPEYINISANLPFPIVENKNDQFIIRANLGREAFALLSPLTLDQVIWVGGDGNVTANIQGKISIDNQLRISLDSDSQISLNLDEAKFTNNLIPTLITLNGQANIKNRSINVDQLTLNVVKSRLGITGSLPLLPLQNEQNVNNPLTIQVRQNEVNNSGIYQGLINGEVLITGALINPQISGNINLTEGKLNLPKLNLKPEETSLVLEKWLGTIASEGNIVIPPKLKDFKITLDNITVKNETTRLIARNFLNIGANLNLSGNLTLNGQINRLSLIEILSVEPSGQIKINSGQVNIPVTRVFISDQNQNTLTFLPEQGLLNPLINLELKLYIFAVALRSIKDNEIPDDIVQSGRAKSAEITLNVQGSANEVLPNVSNIIGDVCQFNNQTSPPIENYNKTSPENLRALARCIEVNNLGANSIGDLLRSPIVSFSSNPPLTNTELSTLFGQQLPELVEQLQGQNSSQLLETGVVQSAVVILPFLQDWIFETNQQTTQFGENIGLTNLRLFPVLETVYKLEDNALIRFSYDYTLDEATIRYENKF, from the coding sequence ATGAGTCAGTCTTCCCCACCTCCAAATCCCTTTTCTAGTCGGTTTAACCGTTTTCTAAGATTTGTTAGACAACCGAAAACTATTATTATAGCAACGACTTCTGTGACTCTCGTTTTCATCGGTTATGCGGGGTTAAGTTTCTTTTTGAGGGAGTATTTACCTCCTTGGTTAGAAAAACAACTCAGTAAAGTTATTTATCGTCCCGTTGAGATTGGTGAGTTAGAGGGGTTTTCTTTTACCAGTTTACAGCTAGAGGACGCTTATATTCCAGAGACGAGTGAATATAGTAGTCAGTTAACGGCTGAGACGATTAAGGTTACGTTCAATCCTTTAACAATTTTATTACAAAGAAAGTTAGCTGTTAATGTTTTTCCTCAAAAGGTAACGGTTAAAATTCGTGAAAAAAAACCAGGTCAATGGTTAAATGTCAAGGCCACGGATGAAGTTATCCCCCTTAATTTTGATTTATCGGTTAATGTTAAAAATACTGAGATTATTTTATTACCTTATCAATCAGAAAAAACAGTCAATATTAAAGTAGCTGGAAATGTAGAATATGAAAAAAGTAAACAGCGAAAGTGGCTTTATGATATCAATTTAGGTTTAGTAGAGAGTAATGAAATTGAACTGCAAGGGGAAACTTTTGTTAAAAGTACCAAAAGTAAAATTAGCTTACAACTCAATCAATTACCTTTACAAGCTTGGTTATCTATTTTCCCTAATCTTCCTTTTAATCTTGATGAGAGTTATCTTAAAGCTAATTTGAATCTTAATTTACCTTCTTTACGAGATTTGAGAGAAACTAAAGGGCAAGGAAATGTACAATTAGAGGATTTTCAGGCAAAAGCTAACTCTCTTAAAAAACCAATACAAGCAGATTTGGCTGTTCAATTTGAGGACAATAAGATATTCATTAATCAAGGAAAAATTATTTTAGGAGATATTCTTACGACACTACAAGGATATTATGATTGGCAAAAGGGAAGTAATATCAAAATTGAGGTTCAAAATGTAAATATTGATAATGTTTTGGAAGTGATTCCCATTAAGTTACCAGTCAAAGCAAATGGAAACTTTAATATTAATGTAAATGTGACTGGGTTAATCACTAATCCTATCATTCAAGGAAAATTTATTAATAATCAATTAATAAGCATAGAAAAAACCCCTTTTAAAACCATTTTAGCTGAATTTAAAGTTACTTTAGATGAAACTGTCTTAGAACAATTTTTAATTGAACCCCAAGCAGGGGGACAAATACAAGCAAAGGGAAGTATTACACAGAATATTAGTCAACTAATCGAACAAAAGAAACCAATTGATATTAAACAATTTCCTATTCAACTAAACTTTCAAACTGCTTTACCGAGTCAAAAGTTAATTAATACATATTATACTTTACCTTCTAATCTAAATTTGAATATTTTACAAGCAAAGGGAGAATTAAGAGGAAAATTAGGTGATATCAATGGTTTAATAGAATGGCAAACTTCAGGTAATTTTTCACAACCTAATACGACTATTCTTGGTCAAGGGGAGATTGTTATCAGACAAAATAATTTATTGTTGAAAGATACAGCTATTCGTGCCGCACAGGGAATTATAGATATTACAGGTAGTGGAAATTTAACAACAAAAAAATGGCAATCTTCTATCAATACAGAGTCACTAAGTTTAACTCCTTTTGCTGCTCTTATTTGTATTGAAATCAAGCTTCAATGTCCTAAAAATTTAATTTTACAACAAGGCAATATTCGTTTATCTGGAGAGATTAATCAATCTTTTATCCAATCCCTTGATGTTAATTCAAATCTTTTGTTATCTGTTGAAAAAGGAAAAATTATCATTAATAGCAATCTTAATAAGAATCAATTACAAACAAATATTACTACATTAGAACTGCCTCTTGATTCTTTTATTCCTAACCTACCTGTTGCTGTATCAATTAGTGATTCTCGTTTGAATATTTCGGGTAATTTAGAAACTATTTGGAGTAATGGAAGCCTTAACTTAAGTGAAATTAATGGGGATGGAAATATAGTCCTTAGAATAGAAGATAGTCTAGTGACAGCAATAGGTAAACTAGAAAATGAGTCTTTAGAAGTAGTTGCTAACATTAACAGTTTATCGGTTAATCAAATTGTTCCTAAACTCCCAATTCCTGTTAACTTAGTCAATAGTGATATTAATATAACAGGAGAATTGCGATCGCTAACTTTTTCTAATTTAATATCCAACCTTAACAATTTACAAATTACTGCTAATAGTGATCTATTAATTGCTAATCGAAGCATAACAGCAACAACAGAAATAAGTGAGGGCATCATCAAAGGAAATGCTAGTTTAACTCCCTTAGCTGTTGCACCATTTATTATTGAGGGATATCCTATTATAAACGTTAGAAAAGCAGAAACGAATTTTACAGGAAATCTATCATCTCTACTAGCATTAAATTTTAAAGATTTTCAGGGAAACACCCATACAGAACTAGAAATAGGAAATGGAATTGTAACCATTGATGGAAAAATAAATAATGATCAAATTTCAGGTGATATAACAACACAAAATATTGATTTATCCAGTTTCAATACTGGTTTGTTTTCTACTTTCACCTCTGATAAATTAAATAGTAAAATTAATGCGTCTTTTCCTTTGACTCCTCTTTTAACATCCGCTTCATTAATTCCTTTCACAGTTAATAGAGTATCTTTAGAAGTAGGAAAACAAAATCTTAAAGGAAAGGGAGACTTTGTTGTTTCTAATATTTGGACTTCTCCAGATATTGAACGCTTTTTCTTTGATATTGATACAAATTTTGATTTGAGTGAATTACCCCTGACACAATTATTAGATAAAATTCCTATTAATCGACAACTCTTACCAACAACAATAGAATTAATAGGAAAAGGTAACTTTATAGGAAGTTTATTAGGAAAAAATCTGTTAACTGCACCGTTCTTACAAGGAAATTTACAGATAATTGGTGATGTCAATTTAGCAAATTTAAGTTTTAATGAACAACAATTTGAACCAGAATTAAGTGGTGAACTAAATATAAATACTTTCAATCAAATTTCTCTAAATATAGAAGGAAGACAAGATAAAATTTCTGCTATTATTAATCCTTGTTTTCAAGAAAATTGTCCTTTGGTTTCTATCATTGATTCCTTTGAAATTCGCCAAACTTATAATAATAATACTCCTATTCTTGCTAGGGTAGAACGTAACAATGATAATTTAGTCGCTAATATAGAAAGTTTACCTATCGATATCTTGAAAATAGCACCATTAGGTAACTATGGATTACCTGAATATTTAGGGGGTTTAATTAATTTAGAAATTAGCTTTAACCCATCGGACTTAAATACAGTAGGAAAAGTAACCATTACATCACCTCGTTTTGGGAATGTAGTCGCTAATCAATTTGAAGCATCGTTAATCTATAGAGATGAATTAATTTTACTAGAAAGAACCCAATTAACTATAGGAAATAGTAATTATAATATTGTTGGTAGCTTAAATATTAATTCAGGAGAGGTTCAAGGAAAAATTGATATTGATCAAGGAAAAATTCAAGATTTATTAACTGCCCTACAATTATATAATTGGGATAGTTTACTAAGGTTACTTCGACTGAAACAACCTAACTTTACTACAGCAGAAAATGTTAAACTTAACCCTGTGGGAAACACTTTAAATTCTATTGCTGAACAACTATATATATTCTGGAAAAATGATCAGAAAATAAAAGAAATTTTTGCCAAAACTCAAGCAGGAGATTTACCAAGAGAATTGGATATAAAAGGCCAATATAATGCAGAAATGATTTTAGGTGGAACCATTAAAAATCCTCAAGTTGCTATTCAGTTTCAAGGAAATGAATGGACATGGAATCCTCAACCTTCTACCGCTTCAATTGTACAACCATTAGGATTAGTTATGGAAGGTTCACAGGTTATTCCTATTGATAAAATAGCTATCAATGGACAATTTAAAGATGGAACCGTTTCTGTTAATCCTATGATTCAACTAGGGTCAGCAACTGCATCAGGTATCCTCAATTTATCCTATAATAGTGGTCAGTATTCTCTAGAATCATCAGGTTTTGAAGTCAAAAACTTAACTTTAGATTTAGTGCGTAATTTAATTGTTATTCCTAGTGATGTTAACGGTTCTATTCATGTAAAAGGCGTTCTAAATGGAACATTAAATAATCCCATTATTAACGGGATTTTTGCATTTAATGAAGGGGTCATTAATGCTCGACCTCTTAATATCGACTTAATTGGTCAATTTAATTATAGTAATGATAAGTTACAGGTAGCAACCAATCAACCTGAATATATCAATATTTCTGCTAATCTACCTTTTCCTATTGTAGAAAATAAAAATGATCAGTTTATAATTAGAGCAAATTTAGGACGAGAAGCTTTTGCTTTATTATCACCTTTAACTCTCGATCAAGTTATTTGGGTAGGAGGAGACGGGAACGTTACAGCTAATATTCAAGGTAAAATTTCTATCGATAATCAATTAAGAATTTCTCTAGATTCCGATAGCCAAATTAGCTTAAATTTAGATGAGGCAAAATTCACAAATAATTTAATTCCGACTCTAATTACTTTGAATGGACAAGCTAACATAAAAAACAGAAGTATTAATGTTGATCAATTAACCCTAAATGTTGTAAAGAGTCGCCTAGGTATTACAGGAAGTTTACCCTTATTACCTCTTCAAAATGAGCAAAATGTTAATAATCCTCTCACTATCCAAGTTAGACAAAATGAAGTCAATAACTCAGGAATTTATCAAGGCTTAATTAATGGTGAGGTTTTAATTACAGGAGCATTAATTAACCCACAAATTAGCGGAAATATTAACTTGACAGAAGGGAAATTAAATCTACCTAAGTTAAATTTAAAACCAGAAGAAACATCCCTTGTGTTAGAAAAGTGGTTAGGAACCATTGCTTCTGAGGGGAATATTGTTATTCCTCCAAAATTAAAGGATTTTAAAATAACCCTTGATAATATTACTGTTAAAAACGAAACAACTCGTCTCATTGCTAGAAACTTTCTTAATATTGGTGCTAATCTTAATCTTAGTGGCAATTTAACTTTAAATGGTCAAATTAATCGTTTATCTTTAATAGAAATCTTAAGCGTTGAACCATCAGGACAAATCAAAATAAATAGTGGACAAGTAAATATACCGGTGACTCGTGTTTTTATTAGCGATCAAAACCAGAATACTTTAACCTTTTTACCCGAACAAGGTTTATTAAATCCTCTGATTAATTTAGAACTAAAACTATATATTTTTGCAGTTGCTCTTCGTTCGATTAAAGATAATGAAATTCCTGATGACATTGTACAAAGTGGTAGAGCAAAATCAGCAGAAATTACATTAAATGTACAAGGAAGTGCTAATGAAGTGTTACCTAATGTTAGTAATATTATTGGAGATGTTTGTCAATTTAATAACCAAACTTCTCCACCGATTGAAAATTATAATAAAACCTCACCTGAAAATCTAAGAGCTTTAGCGAGATGTATTGAAGTTAATAATTTGGGGGCTAACTCTATCGGAGATTTATTGCGATCGCCGATTGTTTCTTTTTCGAGTAACCCTCCCTTAACTAATACTGAATTATCCACTTTATTTGGTCAACAACTTCCTGAACTGGTTGAACAATTACAAGGACAAAATTCGAGTCAATTGCTAGAAACCGGGGTGGTACAATCAGCAGTAGTAATATTGCCTTTCCTACAAGATTGGATTTTTGAAACGAATCAACAAACAACCCAATTTGGTGAGAATATTGGATTAACTAACTTACGGTTATTTCCTGTGCTAGAAACGGTTTATAAACTCGAAGATAATGCTTTAATTCGCTTTTCTTATGACTATACTCTCGATGAAGCAACGATTCGCTACGAAAATAAATTCTAG
- a CDS encoding Ycf66 family protein, with product MLAYILAIAVGLASLSLYLSAFFLPELHRKDDFLWSGVGLFYALVLWVCAGSVTGGVLLGQSAAVTLVICFGWQTLRLRRAMAHPDEKTDIRGFSVVSWVQNRFKKKSSSPVPPVSETPEEEQPTPQQETEVTTEPKTETTPEETPVISQVETPGESDVIAEPETETIPEETPVISQVEPPEATDVTPEPETNITEPETSVTSEVETDEETDIMAEPETETTEKKKQGFSFKSLFGLGKSKSQPTTQPPEKITSEADLEDSNWDDDDEEEEEEGSLDIEQVTPSLEEKTETIKSEPVAETSEVNQQASTEKETTEVTASLEEYVNEFEPYIADDDAETVIEDHQPESESSESETTEKDEEQPVKIEDATAKVTDQPNQETDKNDEDKLNQSSE from the coding sequence ATGTTGGCATACATCCTAGCGATCGCTGTTGGCCTTGCAAGCTTAAGTCTTTATTTATCCGCTTTTTTCCTTCCTGAATTACACCGAAAAGATGATTTTCTTTGGAGTGGTGTCGGTTTATTTTACGCCCTAGTCCTCTGGGTATGTGCAGGAAGCGTAACGGGGGGTGTGTTGTTAGGGCAAAGTGCTGCGGTGACGTTAGTGATATGCTTTGGTTGGCAAACCCTGCGGTTAAGACGGGCGATGGCACATCCTGACGAAAAAACTGATATTCGCGGATTTTCTGTGGTCAGTTGGGTACAAAACCGCTTCAAGAAAAAATCGTCCTCTCCTGTCCCTCCAGTGAGTGAAACGCCAGAAGAAGAACAACCTACCCCTCAACAGGAAACAGAGGTTACCACTGAACCGAAAACAGAAACGACCCCAGAAGAAACACCCGTTATCTCTCAGGTAGAAACCCCAGGAGAAAGCGACGTTATTGCTGAACCTGAAACTGAAACTATTCCAGAAGAAACCCCCGTTATTTCCCAGGTGGAACCTCCAGAAGCAACAGACGTTACCCCTGAACCTGAGACAAACATTACCGAACCAGAAACGAGTGTTACCTCAGAGGTTGAAACTGATGAAGAAACCGATATAATGGCTGAACCTGAGACAGAAACCACTGAAAAGAAAAAGCAAGGATTTTCCTTTAAATCCTTATTTGGGTTAGGTAAATCTAAATCTCAACCCACTACACAACCCCCCGAAAAAATAACTTCTGAGGCTGATCTCGAAGACAGTAACTGGGATGATGATGATGAGGAAGAAGAAGAAGAAGGCAGTTTAGATATTGAACAAGTGACTCCTAGTCTGGAAGAAAAAACAGAAACAATCAAGTCTGAACCCGTTGCAGAAACTAGCGAAGTTAATCAACAAGCATCAACCGAAAAAGAGACAACCGAAGTGACAGCAAGTCTTGAAGAATATGTCAATGAATTTGAACCTTACATAGCTGATGATGATGCAGAAACTGTTATCGAAGACCATCAACCCGAAAGTGAATCTTCTGAGTCTGAAACCACTGAAAAAGATGAGGAACAACCTGTAAAAATTGAAGATGCTACTGCAAAAGTTACTGATCAGCCTAATCAGGAAACTGACAAAAATGATGAAGATAAATTGAATCAATCCTCAGAGTGA
- a CDS encoding amino acid ABC transporter substrate-binding protein translates to MKKLVFYLSIINLFLFFIYGSLSHAQELTVLEKIDKTGLLEVGIREDAVPFGYRDINGNLEGLCLDFIAILREKLKQKLNKKVIAIKLYKSTLYNRFELASDRIVDLECGPNTIREVPEYQVQFSQPFFLTGTQLLVSIDQAKTINPDGSLENVDIGVLRNTTNEQLIAEKYPLANLVKFEGVTGRSRGIQALRGDKIDAFASDGILLVGEALIQNLRLGVDYSLVPTNPIDCEEYGLILPDNNPEWLSFINSVIQAPSAQNIYRDWFGEIAPQIESIQLFCQSKRVLEEVEESGEMRDTN, encoded by the coding sequence ATGAAAAAATTAGTTTTTTATCTATCGATTATTAATTTATTCCTATTCTTTATTTATGGTTCACTGAGCCATGCTCAAGAACTAACAGTCTTAGAAAAAATTGATAAAACAGGCTTATTAGAAGTTGGTATCCGTGAAGATGCGGTTCCTTTTGGCTATCGAGATATTAATGGAAATTTAGAGGGATTATGTTTAGATTTTATTGCTATTCTTAGAGAAAAACTGAAACAAAAACTAAATAAAAAAGTGATCGCTATTAAATTATATAAATCAACGCTTTATAATCGTTTTGAATTAGCGAGCGATCGCATTGTGGATCTAGAATGCGGACCGAATACCATTCGAGAGGTTCCTGAATATCAAGTCCAATTTTCTCAACCCTTTTTTTTAACAGGAACTCAGTTATTAGTAAGCATTGATCAAGCCAAAACGATTAATCCTGATGGAAGTTTAGAAAATGTTGATATTGGCGTTTTAAGAAATACAACAAACGAGCAGTTGATCGCCGAAAAATACCCCTTAGCTAACCTAGTTAAATTTGAAGGAGTAACAGGAAGATCACGAGGCATACAAGCATTAAGAGGAGATAAAATAGATGCTTTTGCTAGTGATGGGATTCTCTTAGTCGGGGAAGCATTGATACAAAATTTAAGACTAGGTGTTGATTATAGTTTAGTGCCAACTAATCCTATTGATTGCGAAGAATATGGACTGATTTTGCCTGATAATAATCCTGAATGGTTAAGTTTTATCAACTCGGTTATTCAGGCTCCATCAGCACAAAATATTTATCGAGATTGGTTTGGGGAAATTGCGCCACAAATCGAATCTATTCAATTATTTTGTCAGAGCAAGAGGGTATTAGAGGAAGTAGAAGAATCAGGAGAGATGAGAGACACTAATTAA
- a CDS encoding AI-2E family transporter: MNLGQWLGLSSLIISGYILWEIRQVLLLVFTAVVFATALNRLVKWLEQFNIRRNLGIIIVVIAIIILSSLFAGLVVPSFVDQFQKLLALLPTVWERLRSNLILLSETQSRFDWLPQPPSLSNLLTRLQPLLTDIFTNFFTVFSNSLAVILQGIFVLFLTVTMIIDPKKYRRLFLKLFPSFYRKRGDEILTLSEVALGNWLTGVTINCLFIGALSGVGLWLLQVKLVLVHALLAGLLNFIPNVGPATSVIFPLMVALLDNPWKIWAILIWYFIIQNIESYWLTPTVMAKQVSLLPAVTLMAQIFFAQTFGILGLLLALPLAVVGKTWIEEVLFKDILDPWDSVS, from the coding sequence ATGAATCTTGGTCAATGGCTTGGCTTATCTAGTTTAATCATCTCCGGTTATATTCTTTGGGAAATTAGACAGGTATTATTACTGGTATTTACGGCGGTTGTTTTTGCTACGGCTTTAAATCGACTGGTTAAGTGGCTTGAACAATTCAATATTAGACGTAATTTGGGTATCATCATTGTTGTCATTGCAATTATTATTTTAAGTAGTTTATTTGCTGGGTTAGTCGTTCCTTCCTTTGTCGATCAATTTCAAAAATTATTAGCATTATTGCCTACTGTTTGGGAGAGACTTCGCAGTAATTTGATTTTATTATCAGAAACACAAAGTCGTTTTGATTGGTTACCGCAACCCCCTTCTTTAAGTAATTTATTGACTCGTTTACAACCGTTATTAACCGACATTTTTACTAATTTTTTCACAGTCTTTTCTAATTCTTTAGCTGTTATTTTACAAGGAATCTTTGTTCTTTTCCTCACCGTTACGATGATTATTGACCCTAAAAAATATCGTCGTTTATTTTTGAAACTCTTTCCCTCTTTTTATCGTAAACGAGGGGACGAAATTTTGACTCTTTCTGAAGTAGCTTTAGGAAATTGGTTAACAGGCGTTACCATCAATTGTTTATTCATTGGGGCTTTAAGTGGTGTAGGTTTATGGTTATTACAAGTCAAATTAGTTTTGGTTCATGCTTTATTAGCCGGATTACTCAATTTTATTCCGAATGTGGGTCCTGCTACCAGTGTTATTTTCCCTTTAATGGTCGCTTTATTAGATAATCCTTGGAAAATTTGGGCAATCCTAATTTGGTATTTTATTATTCAAAATATTGAAAGTTATTGGTTAACCCCTACGGTTATGGCTAAGCAAGTTTCTTTACTCCCTGCGGTGACATTAATGGCACAAATCTTTTTCGCTCAGACTTTTGGTATATTAGGGTTATTATTGGCTCTTCCTTTAGCTGTTGTGGGTAAAACTTGGATTGAAGAGGTGTTATTTAAAGACATTTTAGATCCTTGGGATTCTGTTAGCTAA
- the ctpC gene encoding carboxyl-terminal processing protease CtpC, protein MVNYKKGLVLGATAAVLTAVAVTGAGLRFSRSFAYLENNPKQLVDEVWQVINDTYVDATFNQVDWLAIRQQYVGESKTYETKEEAYKAIREMLEKLGDPYTRFMDPEEFKNMQIDTSGELTGVGIQLTKDEETKELTVVAPIEDTPAFEAGILAKDVIIKINGKTTEGMEVEDAVKLIRGKPGSKVTLTIRRTNQEIDYPIVRARIELHPVKAQVKETPTGKVGYIRLTQFSAHASEEMRDAIREAEAAKVTGYILDLRSNPGGLLYSSVEIARMWLDEGRIVSTVSRNGELEAQKATNRALTDKPLVILVDGGSASASEILSGALQDNERATLVGTKTFGKGLVQSVRRLGDGTSGLAVTIAKYLTPSGRDINKQGIEPDILVELTEEQRKELQQQRDKIGDFGDPQFDQAYEELKKEIAKAGGTNARGSLR, encoded by the coding sequence ATGGTCAATTACAAAAAAGGGTTAGTTCTTGGTGCCACTGCTGCAGTTTTAACCGCCGTTGCTGTGACCGGAGCCGGGCTACGTTTTTCCCGTAGCTTTGCTTATCTGGAAAACAATCCCAAACAATTAGTCGATGAAGTTTGGCAAGTTATTAATGATACTTATGTTGATGCGACCTTTAATCAAGTAGATTGGCTTGCAATTCGTCAGCAATACGTTGGCGAGTCTAAAACCTATGAGACGAAAGAAGAGGCTTACAAAGCCATTCGGGAGATGTTAGAAAAATTGGGTGATCCCTACACCCGTTTTATGGACCCCGAAGAGTTTAAAAATATGCAAATTGATACCTCTGGGGAATTAACCGGAGTGGGTATTCAGCTTACGAAGGATGAAGAAACCAAAGAATTAACGGTTGTTGCGCCGATCGAAGATACGCCAGCTTTTGAAGCCGGCATTTTGGCCAAAGATGTCATTATTAAGATCAATGGCAAAACGACCGAAGGCATGGAAGTGGAAGATGCGGTTAAACTCATTCGTGGTAAACCCGGAAGCAAAGTTACATTAACGATTCGCCGTACCAATCAAGAAATTGATTATCCTATCGTTCGAGCGCGTATTGAACTCCATCCGGTTAAAGCTCAGGTCAAAGAAACTCCTACGGGTAAGGTGGGTTATATTCGTTTGACTCAGTTTAGCGCCCATGCCAGTGAGGAAATGCGTGATGCAATTCGTGAAGCCGAAGCAGCTAAGGTAACTGGCTATATCTTAGACTTACGCTCTAATCCAGGAGGACTTCTCTACTCTAGCGTAGAAATTGCTCGGATGTGGCTTGATGAAGGTAGAATTGTCTCTACTGTTAGTCGCAATGGAGAACTAGAGGCGCAAAAAGCGACTAACCGTGCTTTGACCGATAAACCCCTGGTTATCTTAGTTGACGGTGGTTCTGCCAGTGCCAGTGAAATCCTTTCGGGGGCTTTACAGGATAACGAACGAGCAACTTTAGTGGGAACGAAAACCTTTGGTAAAGGTTTAGTCCAGTCGGTTCGACGTTTAGGAGATGGTACCTCAGGACTCGCTGTGACCATTGCTAAGTATTTAACTCCTAGTGGTCGAGATATTAATAAGCAGGGTATTGAACCCGATATTCTGGTGGAATTGACTGAGGAACAAAGAAAAGAACTTCAACAGCAACGGGATAAAATTGGAGATTTTGGTGATCCTCAATTTGACCAAGCTTACGAAGAATTGAAAAAAGAAATTGCCAAAGCTGGTGGAACCAATGCTCGTGGTAGTTTACGATAA